One genomic segment of Chitinophaga sancti includes these proteins:
- the aroA gene encoding 3-phosphoshikimate 1-carboxyvinyltransferase, whose protein sequence is MQVTILPGSIHGTVTANPSKSAMQRAVAAALLSNGKSIIRNPGLSNDCLAALDVASKLGATINRQEDYIGITSNGIHPVQSADNEINCGESGLGIRMFTPIASLSALPITINGHGSLTTRPMNFFEEVLPQVGVKISSREGKLPLHIQGPLQAQNITIDGSLSSQFLTGLLMAFGAVAEDVTITVKDLKSKPYIALTLQLMEQFGVQVKEENFERFSFGKKQAYKAGEYTVEGDWSGAAFLLVAAAVAGKAEVHHLNTQSAQSDKAILEALEKAGAGLMSGVFTVNVEKQQLKAFDFDATDCPDLFPPLVALAANCEGTTKILGVSRLAHKESDRGKTLQEEFGKLGISIDLHGDEMLVHGGTGITGGTVRSHNDHRIAMACAVAALTASGPVVIEDAEAINKSYPEFYEHLQKLGGVVKQEGATSQVH, encoded by the coding sequence ATGCAAGTAACAATATTACCCGGCAGCATTCATGGCACCGTAACTGCCAATCCTTCCAAAAGCGCTATGCAAAGGGCAGTAGCCGCAGCGTTGCTGAGCAATGGTAAAAGCATTATCCGGAATCCGGGCTTGAGCAATGACTGTCTCGCAGCACTGGATGTAGCCAGCAAACTGGGTGCAACTATCAATCGTCAGGAAGATTATATCGGGATTACCAGCAATGGTATTCACCCGGTACAGTCTGCAGATAACGAAATTAATTGTGGAGAATCCGGTCTTGGTATCCGCATGTTTACACCGATCGCATCTTTGTCTGCACTGCCTATTACCATCAATGGTCATGGTAGTCTGACCACCCGTCCTATGAACTTCTTCGAAGAAGTTTTACCACAGGTGGGGGTAAAGATCAGCAGCCGTGAGGGCAAGCTGCCTTTGCACATTCAGGGCCCATTACAGGCGCAGAATATTACGATTGATGGTTCACTTAGCTCACAGTTCTTAACAGGCTTATTAATGGCCTTTGGTGCTGTTGCAGAAGATGTGACTATCACCGTTAAAGACCTGAAGAGTAAACCTTATATCGCCCTTACCCTGCAGCTCATGGAGCAATTTGGGGTACAGGTGAAAGAGGAGAACTTTGAGCGTTTCTCATTTGGTAAGAAACAGGCATATAAAGCCGGCGAATATACTGTAGAAGGAGATTGGAGCGGTGCTGCGTTCCTGCTGGTGGCTGCTGCTGTAGCTGGTAAGGCAGAGGTACACCACCTCAATACACAATCTGCACAATCTGATAAAGCGATACTGGAAGCACTGGAAAAAGCAGGCGCTGGTCTGATGTCAGGTGTATTCACTGTGAATGTGGAAAAGCAACAATTAAAAGCGTTTGATTTCGATGCGACTGATTGTCCTGATCTGTTCCCTCCACTGGTAGCGCTGGCAGCTAATTGCGAAGGCACTACGAAAATACTGGGTGTGAGCAGGCTGGCACACAAGGAAAGTGACCGTGGTAAAACCTTACAGGAAGAATTTGGTAAACTGGGTATCAGTATTGACCTGCATGGCGATGAAATGCTGGTGCATGGTGGTACTGGTATTACCGGTGGTACTGTTCGCTCTCACAATGATCACAGGATTGCCATGGCATGTGCAGTAGCTGCACTGACAGCGAGTGGTCCGGTAGTGATTGAAGATGCGGAGGCGATTAACAAATCTTATCCTGAATTTTACGAACATTTGCAGAAGTTAGGCGGTGTAGTAAAACAGGAAGGAGCCACCAGTCAGGTACATTAA